The genome window GAATTGGCATGCGTGAGGATGAAAGATTCGTTGGCATTCTTCATATAGGGTATTTCGACAAAGTGCCGAGAAGTCGGAAAAGAACACCAGCCGAGCAGAAGTGGACCGTATTACGAGGTCAATCTACATAGAAGAGGAGGTTGTAAAAATGAAATTGTCAGATCTGGAAGGAGACATGGGCGGTCCGAGTGAATTTTTGGATCAATCAGTATCGCAGGATCTAATCCTTGAGTTGCTCAATCACGCCGTATGGGCGCCAAATGATGGACTCCGAGAACCGTGGCGATTTATCTTTGTTGATAACCCGTATGGGGACATCATGCAGGGATTACAGGAGCAAGCACCTGCGTATCTTCTGGTCTTGGTGAATGCAGAGTCAGATCAACATAAGCGGGAAGAGGATTTTGCAGCGGTCTGCTGCCTAATTCAAAATTTCCGCTTGCTGGCATATGAGCAGAGTCTGGGTGTGCGCTGTACATTGCATGACTGGATGTACGAATCGAGCCGTACTGAAGTGTTTGGTGTACTGAGTAACGAGCGTATTGCTGCGGTTCTAGAATTGGGATACGGTGCAAATCAGTCGAAAGGAACTACTGATTTGCCTGAGACTCAACTTCATTTTGAACTTCTCTAGAGTGTTTTTCATTAAAGTCGCTTTTTGAGCGGCTTTTTTTATTTTATCGACCACGTTTTGATCGTGTTGATCTTTTTGAAAGCTTGACAAAGTCAAAATGTTTATATATAACTAAATTAGTTATAACCATTATGGTTATATTTAAAAAATCAAAATTGGAGGTTCATATGAAAATCATAAATCATTTTATACCCGTTTTTACCGAGCAATTGGAGGTAACCGTTGCATATTATGAATCTCTTGCGAATCGATCTATGGATCGTACGTGGAATATTCCCGAGGCAGGCTTATCTTTAGCCACAGTATATCCTTACGTCATTGTGTCTGGAAGTCCTGAGGCGCTGGAACCTGCTAGATCACTCCGAGCAGTGGTGTATGTCGATTCCATGGACGAATTAAAGGCAGAATTAACCAAACAAAATACCCTTATCGTAAGAGATCAGCATGGTCCTATTGGTCCAAGCGTTTTTGTTCAACATCCAGATGGCAGTTTTATTGAATATGTTGAGCCTGAGGCAGCTTCTGTCTGAATTGGTGCAACATCAAAACATACAAAATAAGCTACTCCATTAGAGGAGCAGCTTTATTTTGTATTTGCCTTTATCCGTAGTTGCTCCACAATTTGAGCAAGGGTAACAGAAGCGAGTTCATCCTCCATAGCCTTCTGGGCATTAGAGAATTGGGGTAATAGAATGGATTCAATGTTCATTCCTACAGAACAATTGGGGTCAGTATCCTTGTGGATTTTGAAAAGCTGGTCTCCGTCCACCGATTCGACTGCTTGGAAGATATCCAGTAGCGTTAACTTTTCAGGAGATATCAGAAGAGAGGCCCCTGCAACTCCTGGTTTTGTATCGATATAACCCGCTTTCTTGAGCTGGGCCATGATCCTTCTAATGACTACAGGGTTACTATTGATGCTACGCGCAATTCGATCGCCTGTACTGTAAAGCGGGTCCAGCGCGATCATGGATAGAATATGGACGGCCATCGAAAAGCGACTACTTATTTGTTTCAATCTACTCACCTTCTTTGCTGAATAGTATAGTTTCTTTCATAGAACAGGTCAATCGACGGCTTCGTCACCAGGCAAACAGAGTGGATGTGAGGAATTGTCAAAAACCACCCGCTATGAACTGCACCTCCAATCGTTAGATAGCCTCCAACAATTTAAGATACAGCTCACCGAGCGCGTGGTTACGATTTTCCTTATCCTAATGGAAGGTAATGAATTGGTGCTTATGTTTCTATGGAAGAGCAGTAATCATAATATCATCCACGAAAGCTGTGTTGTCCCCGGTTCCCGAAGTTGCCACAAACCGGATTTGATGTTTTCCCGGCTTGATGAGCTGAAAGGAGTTCGTGGTGAACTCGGCATAAGCACCGCTTGTCGGTATAAATGAACCGAGCAACTGATCATCCATGTAGACATCAAACGACTGTTGCCCCCCAAAACTGCTCCGCTTCGCAGACTGAAATTGAATGGCGTAGTGGCCTGCTGGGAAAATCAGGGATTGGCTGAACTCGCCCTGCTTGCCATTCAGGGTCTGCAAATACGCAGCTTGCGTGCCTTCCGGTGCGTCGGAAGCACCGAACACACTGCCATTGCGAATGCGGCCTGCATTGTTTTTGAAGCTCCAACCGTCACCACTTGCCACAGCTACTCCGTTCTGGGACGTGACGGTTGGACTTTCGAATCCGCCATGTTGCAGAGCGACATAGTCAGGAACGGCAACCTTTTCTATGGAAACCTGATCAATAAAGGTTGCACCTGTGCCTGTACCCGTTGCGGAAAATAGGATCGTATGCGAGCCAGGTTCAACGGTAAACCAATCCGTTGTAAAGGATGCATAGGTGCTGCCGGACGGCGTAATCGTTGCGACCGTTTGCCCATCCACTTCAATCTGCACTGGTTGAGCTGGCCCTGCATTCTGAGCAGCAGCTTTCAGATTAATGACGTAGCTGCCTGCAGGAAACGTCAGCGACTGTTGAAATGAACCATGAGCGCCATCTTGTATTCGAACAAATGCAGCCTGAACCCCGGCAGTTGCTGGAGTAGAAGTCATGCTGCTGCCACTTCGCAATATCCCCGCCTGATCATTAAAGCTCCATCCAGCAGTTATGCCGCTCACCGTGCCCGACGGATTAGTAACCACAGGTGACTCAAAGCTCGAATTGGTGATATAAGGGTCTTCCGGAGTCTGTGGTAACGTAATCCGTACATCATCGATAAAAGCCGTATTGTCACCTTCCGTCGTTGTGGCTAAAAACTTGATCGTGTGTTTGCCCCCAGCGCTCTCGAAGGGCTCTGTTCGGAAAGTTTGGAAATTACCGGATTCAGGCCGAAACGAGCCAATGACCTGATCATCGAAGTAGATGTCAAAGGACTGCGTACCGCCAAAGCTGGTGCGTTTGGCCGCCTTGAACGACATTTGGTATGTTCCCGGCTTGAAATGGATCGACTGCCTTATCGTGCCGGAGACGCCACCATCCGTTTTCAGATAACCTGTCTGTACACCTTGAGGTGCAGCACTAGCCTGGAATGGACCGTTGTTATGCTGCACGCCGGAACGGCTGTCGAACACCCATCCGTTGGTCATGGGTCCCGGTCTGGCCGATGTGGTAGCCGGTTTTTCAAATCCAGCGTTGAAGAACGTGACCACAGGAAGCTCATCCGGTATCTCGGGGTTAACAAAGCATCGCTTGTCTACGCCCGGAATCGGATCGCCCAGAATGGCACTTGTACAGGCAACGCCGTTTTCCTGAATGGAATAATTAAATAATCCGTCTGCACCGTAAGCAACGACCGCTTTACCCTGAAAATAACACTCTCCGCCGTTTTCAATCATGCACAGCTTATACCCGTCCGGGGCGCTGCTGATTTGTCCGATCTGATACAGGGAGGACACCGTGCCGGATGGTTGCAAACCATCTTTAAATGCTTTGGCTTTGTAGAGCGCAAGCGAACCTTCGTTCAGAACAATGGGCCTCACATACAGGGAGGACTGGGCTGTAGGCTCGCTGCCGTCTGTCGTGTACCGAATTTGCGCTCCGCTGGTCGTTGTCTCCAAATAGAGCATCTCGGAGCTAGGGAATATGTGCCGATCCAGGCTGAATGTTGGCACTTCAACTTTACCCGCCTGTGACGAAGGCAGAACGCGTACGAGGGCGACGCCATATGCCGATGGATCGGCCGTACTGGTCGCACGAACCGCAATCAGCGTTTCATCCGTCACCTGAGGTGCCTGATATACGCCGCTGCTGCTGTTAATGGTGCCGTTGTTCTGTCCGACCACGCTCCAGGTCACACTTCCGGTATTATCGATTACTTCTGCCCCAAGCGTGATGGAGTCACCTGAGCGAACCGTAGGATTAACTTCATCCAGCTTGATCTGGGTCTCGGCAGGCCGGGTTGTGTAAATGATTACATTGTAATCTCCATCCACGTTGCTGTCCGTCAATGAAGTCCCTCCTGGAAAAGTTGCTGCAACCGGAGGAAGAACCGCGTTGGCTTCTTGAACAATATCGTTCTTGTATACAAATTTGCGGAACGTTTGATTCACCGCAGTATCGCCAAAATCAAGCTTGATTTCTTTTTCCGTGCCGGCTTTGGTCTCCACAAGCACGGTATAATTGCCGTCGTCGCCTCTGAACGCCGCAGCGCGTACATCGTTCGAACCGCCCGTGTCCACAGCCAGAACCTCGCTATGCTCGGGAATATAACGGTTCAGCATGCCTGCGATATAAAATGTTTTGCGAGGGATCAGCCCCAGAACAAGCGCATCCCACATCGTATATGTGCCGTTCGTTCCGCCGGTAGGATCATTGGTCCAAACCCCGTTTAACTGCCACATGAGGGCTGATTTCACACCCATATTGGCGGTTTGGATGACCGAGTTCGCATATCCCGCATCCCAATTGCTCGCCTGATCATCTGCCCAGCCGAATTCGGTCAGGTGTAGCGGCTTGTCGCCAACATACCCTTTCCGCAGCGCAAAGGCGCTGCCGAGCCCTTCATACGATTCTCCATATACATGGAAGCTGTATCCATCGATGGCGTCATCCGCATATTGCTTCATGTACTCAATCCAGGCCGGAGCGCCCGTCTCTTCAGGACCCCAGATTTCGATCAGATCGCGCAGACCATCCACAGTCAGCCTGGCACTCGTTTTATTCACCATTTCGGCATAATAGGCTTTCTGGTCACCGGGAGCCTCAAAGTCCCAACTGCCGTTCGGTTCGTTATAAAACGTCAGATATTTCACGTTGTCGTAACCGCGGTTCAGTATCAATTCCTCCAGCAGGGCAGAGGCAGAAGCGGCATAAGCATCCAAATCAGCTGGCGCACTCGTCCATGGATCAATGCCCGGTATTGTGAACCAGTCATGCACAGTCGATCCGACTTTCCAACCAAAGTTTAGCTCAATTTCGGTTCCGGCAGCCTTGAAGGCGTCGAGATATTTGTAGAAAGCTTTCATTTTTGCACTGTCCCATGTATAGGTTCCTTTCGCGGGTTCCATCCAGTCGATCTGAAACCACACTCTGGCCACCTTGGGCTGAATGGTCTGAATTCGCTTGTTGTCTACCTCCCAGTGGGCTTCCGAATAGCCGTATTGAGTTTGCCCGGGCATGAGGGCCGTAGGAATGGTGTTGACGCCGACGCCGAGAAAATCATCCTGAATCACATCACTCGTATCCATCGTAATTGTGTGGCTGGTACGGTTCAGATTCTGGCTCTCGTTCTGATCCGCATAAATGAGGGAAGGAGCGGGAACAAACGAAGCGAGCATGGTGGATATAAGGAACGGAATTGCCCATCGTGAAGCTAAACGACCGGATCTACTTTTCATTTCAGCTCTCCTTTTTTATGGTTTACCGCAAGGGCTACTCCATGAGGTGGTTTAAGACAGTCGACTTGCGGCACTTAAAATGATAGCGTTTACAATATAAGTCAGATTTGAATTATCCATGGATACAGTTGAAAAAATAACGGCTGAGGTTGAACAAAACGAAGCCGGGTTGAACGATTCTGCTTGGTAAAGGCCCTTTACGAATACAAATGTGCATTTTATGCTTTTATTAGAGAGTGTTTCGTCAGAAACATGAAAATGATCGTCATAGCAATGCCCATGGAACTGTAAAAATAGGGAGGGTCCAATAACATGTCAACTAATCCATACTCTACCATCACTGCGCTTCAGGTTTCCGACACCGGTCGCTATCTGGAAACGTCGGAAGGAGTCCCTTTTTTCTGGCTTGGTGACACGGCTTGGGAACTTCTGCATCGTTTGAACCGGGAAGACACTGAACTGTACCTTCGTACAAGGGCCAACCAGCGTTTCACGGTCATTCAAACAGTGCTGCTGGCCGAGTTCAGCGGTACCACAACGGGCAATGCTCAAGGCAGACTGCCTTTTCATATGGACGAGAACGGTCAACCTGAACCAATCCGTCCGGATACCGATGGACCTTATTCCTATTGGGATCATGTAGACGCTATGCTTCAACTTGCAGGCAATCTGGGTCTGTATGTTGCACTGCTCCCGACTTGGGGTGACAAGTTCAACAGGAAGTGGGGGAAAGGCCCAGAAGTATTTTCACCGGAAACGGCCTTTGATTACGGAAAATGGCTGGGAGAGCGATACGCTGAATATCCTCAGATTATCTGGGTACTGGGGGGAGACCGTCCTCTGGAGACAAAGCGTCATTTCGCAATTGTCACGTCCATGGCACAGGGGCTGAAACAAGGCGGTGCCCGGCAACTAATGACGTTCCATCCACCGGGATGCGAGTCATCTTCTCGCCAACTGCATGATGAGCCGTGGCTTGATTTCAACATGATTCAATCCGGACACGGGGAGCGGGAGATTACCAATGATAGACGTGTGCAGCAAGATTATGAACGTAAGCCGGCGAAACCCACGCTGGATGCCGAGCCATGTTACGAGGATATTCCTGTCGGATTTCGGGGGGAACAAGGTTATTTCGATGCAGCGGATGTGAGGAAAGCTGCGTATTACGCTTTATTTGCCGGTGCGCTGGGTCATACGTATGGACACCATTCCATATGGTCAATGTACCAAGGTCCGCATGATCTCATGGAATCGAACAGCCAAGGGGATTATTTCATTATGTCCTGGCGGGAAGCACTGCATCGTCCTGGTGCGGAGCAGATGCGCCATGCGCGTGCATTACTCGAAGGGGAGCTGGGCCCGGATTGGAGACCCAATTCGAATCTGATTCATCAGAACCGTGCAGGCGCAAATCATGCCGTAGCTGCGCAGAGTAAATATAACGCTTACATTTATCTGCCCAATGGCTTGTACGTCGATGTCGTCATGGGGTATATTGAGGGCAAGAAAACAAATGCCATGTGGTTTTGCCCCAGAACAGGAGATACAACCAAGGTTTCTTCAGATTCAGATTCTACAATACCGAATCAAGGCATTAAACGTTTTGCAGCCCCAACCAGCGGAAGAGGGAATGACTGGATTTTGATTTTGAAGGGGGTCTAATGCATGTATAAGGTGATGATCGTAGAGGATGAAATGCTCGTTCGCATCGGATTGAAAAATTCCGTCGAATGGAGTAAATTCGGCTTGGAGGTTACGGCCGATTTCCCGGATGGCCTGGCCGCATGGGATTATTATGAGCGCGAGAAACCCGACGTGGTCATTACCGATATCAGTATGCCCAGAATGGATGGCATGGAGCTGATCTCCAACATCCGCAAGCAAGACAAACATACACGCGTCATTGTGCTGTCATGTCTGGAAGAATTTGAATTGGCTCGCAAAGCACTGACACTGGATGTCTCCAGTTATATTCTTAAACTAACCATGACCGAAGAAGAGATTGAGCAGGTACTAACAGGGGTCAGGGAAGAGCTGGATCAGCAGCATATCCCACCCCAATCGCAAAAGACAGGGACGGCGTCTCCGGATATGGAGCTTGTGAAGGAAAAGATGTTTAAAGATTTTATGTTCTATCGCATCTTCTCAACGCAGGAATTCGCCAGATTCGTCTCGGAGAGCGGTCTACGCCTTTCGCCCGTTCGTCTCGTCGTGTGCGTAATGGAAGTGGATCGATATGCCTCGCTCAAGGAACGTTTTCGGGATGAACACGGCCACTTGGTCAAGATGTCGCTGTTAAACATTTTAAGCGAGATTATGTCCGGTTATAAACGGGGAGAGGCGGTTCAGATCAACGATCGGCATTACGCGCTTGTATTGCATTATGCCGATATACTGTCCGAACAATCCATCGTGCAGGAACTTCGGCAGTTGCTCGAACATGTTCAGGATACGATCCGTCATTATTTCAACAGTACCGTTTCGTTCGGGATCAGCAGCATCAATGGGGGATATGACTCGCTGCCGAGACAATACGCCGAGGCACAACGCGCGTTACAGCGTAAATTCATCACCGGTCCCGGACAACATCATCAAGGAATAGGGCGTGCAGACCATTCGGGCGTGCTTGAACGACTTGTACGGCTTCGAAGTCATACACCTCTTCGGGAATTGCTTCCTTCGCTCAAACAGAAAGAATACGACGAATTCCTGGATGAGATCGAACGTGGCATGAACGAAGAGCGAAAATCAATGGAGATCACCATTTACCAGTTTGTACAGTGGATTAATACGAATGTATATGATCATAACAATGAAAAAACGCTGCTGCTTAGCATGACCGAACAGTTGGAAATCTGTGACACGATGCCGGATATGCTTGACCAGGTCGTTATCTATATTGACACGTTGGTTGATTTAATTCGCAAGCGCTTACAAATGAGTGATGAGATTACCCGCGCCATTGAGTACATCAAACGTCATTATACCGAAAACATCAGTCTCCAGATGGTTGCGGACCATGTAGGTCTAAGCATGGGGTATCTCAGCAACCTGTTCCGGAGAGAGCTGCAGATCACTTATATTGATTATGTGAACCGTTATCGGATTGAACGTGCCAAGGACCTGCTTGCCCAAAATCAACTGCGCTCGTCCGATGTGCCGGCTCTGGTCGGCTTTTCGCCCGAGTATACGTATTTTAGCAAGGTATTTAAAAGAATTACGGGTCTTAATCCGAACGAATATCGGCGCCAAACGACGCTCAAAGACAGAGGGTGACATGAATGAGAACATCCGTCAAATCCCTGTTTGTCTCCAGACAGCTCCGAACACAGCTTATTCTGTATATTATGGTCATCAGCCTCGCCGTACTGGCGGGGGCTTCTTATTTTATTTATTCCTTTATGCAGAACATGATCAAAATCCAGAACGAACGGTTGCTCTACCAGCAATTCCAACAGCTTGACCATAACATAGGCGGCCTGGTGAAAGAAATCGATCGCCTATCCATGCTTTTTCTGCGGGATGATCACATTCAGCAGTTTTTGTACAAAATTTCAGAGAAAACGGAAGAGGAATTTCTCGAATCGAAAAACGACGTGCAGCGGGTGATTGCCGATTTCATCGACAACTACAACTATATTGACTCGATTTATATTACGGCGGACAATCTCGGGGCAGTAGGAGGCAGTCAGAAGCGGACGCTCGTTTACGATCGGGACGCATGGCAGCAGAGCTTCTTTACTTCCGAGCCCTTCCGTCAAACGCTCGAACAGTACCCTCATCTGGTTATGCATTCCGGGATCAAAAAATCATTCTACAATCCGTATCTGACCGGAGAGGACGATGGTTACCTGATCAGCCTGATGCGTGGCACGCGTGCCATCTATGATCCAACCACAAGCGCCACCCTGATTTTTAATATCGATGAACGGTATCTATCATCCATCTACGCTACGGCGCTCAATAGTGAAGAAGGCGATATGTATATCGCCAGCGCTGACGGAACAATCATTTCGGCAAGTGAGGCGGATCGGGTAGGGACGCAGAGCCACTTCACACCGGGAGCGGAATTGACGGACGGGGCCTACGGAAGCCTGGATGACGAAAAAGCCGGACGCAGCATGCAGGTTGTATATTACAAACTCCATGACGGCGGGTGGTACCTGCTGAAGGAAATTCCGCTCAGTCAATACGCAGACCAGATTCTGGGCGTTCAACGAATGCTTGTACTCGTGTTCACGATTAGTGTGTTCGCGATATTCATAGCCTCCTATTTCTGGCTTCGCAAAATCATTAAACCCCTCAACCAATTGTCTAGCAAAATGAAAGACATGAGCCGCGGTGAACTCGGGGTTACCGTCGATCACGTTCCGAATAATGAGCTGGGCACGGTCATTCGCCGCTTTAATGAGATGTCGCTCAGCATGGTAGAACTGGTGGACAAAAACAATGAGATTCAGGAGAAAAAGAGGGAGCTGGAACTGGAGGCATTGCAGTATCAGATTAATCCGCATTTTCTGTATAACACCTTGAACATGATCCGCTGGATGGCTGTCATTGTGAAGGCGGACAACATCGTAAATACGATTGTAGCACTGGGCAATATATTGCGCCCCGTATTCTCCAGCAAAGACTCCATGTGTTCTCTGCGGGACGAACTGTCGTATCTGGACAATTATCTGAAGATCATTAATATGCGATTCAACAATAATATTACATTTACAATGGACGTGGATGAAGAGTGGATGGATTGTCAGGTGCCACGTTTTATCCTGCAACCGCTACTGGAAAATTCCATTGCTTCCGGCAGACAGAGTGAAGATTTTGCCCTTCAGATTGGAATTACGGCCTCAGTCAACCAGGAACGTCTGATGCTGAGGGTCACCGATTCTGGCGTCGGAATGGATGCAGAGAGCATCTTAAAGTTAAACGAAAAGCTGGCTAAGGGGGATTCGCCCAAATCCACTGTTGGCGGGAGCGGAATCGGACTGAATAACGTCAATAAACGGATTCGTTTGTATTATGGACCGGACTTCGGAATTCATTTCGTTCCGGCCGATCAGGGCGCAGAGGCCATCGTTACCTTGCCTGTACATCGATTATAGAAGAGGAGCTGCGGCTTCGAATGATCCATGCTCTCGTGAGCTTCGCCGAAAGGCAGCACATGAGGGCGTTTTTTGCATATTGGAGCACTGCTTATTCGTTCAAGCGGAGTCTCAAAATTGTTCAAGTCGGCTCGGAAGGCAGCTTTGTTTTTTTCAAGCAAATCAGGAGATCTTTCATTCAAGGGCCATCAAGAAAGCGTTATCATATGAATAAGCCAATACGAAAGCACACGTACAAAGGAGAAATTCATATGCAACGTACCAAGACCCTGAACAGAGCCGTAACCCAAAGGACCGGCAAGCTGAATCGCAAGGACGGCATACACCTCCTGCTTCTGGCCACACCATTTGTACTGTTTACGCTGGCCTTCAGCTACGTACCTTTATTCGGATGGATCTACGCATTCTTTGATTACAAACCAGGCATCCCACTTCAACAAACCCCTTTTCTGGGGCTGGAAAATTTCCGCAACATGCTGGATGATCCACGGATGGGACCCGTGCTGGCGAACACGCTGGCACTAAGCTTGTTGTCCATTGCAACCGCTCCCGTACCGATGCTGCTTGCCATACTGATCTCGGAAGTCCGCTCCGGCTGGTTCAAAAGGCTGGTGCAGACCGTCTCTACACTACCGAATTATATTAGCTGGATCATCGTATTTTCCCTCGCATTCAGCATGTTCAGTACGGAGGGAGCCGTCAATTCCATCATGATGAAAACGGGGATCGGCAGTCCACCCGTGGATATTCTTGGTAACTATGACCGGGTATGGACGGTGCAAACCTTGCTGTTGCTGTGGAAGTCCGCAGGATGGAGCGCCATCATCTATCTGGCTGCCATCGTTGGCATCGACAGCGAACAGTATGATGCAGCCAAGGTGGATGGCGCCGGGCGCATGCGTACGATCTGGCACATTACGCTACCGAGCATCATGCCGACCTTCATTGTGCTTTTGCTGCTCTCTGTCAGCAACCTGCTGTCCGCAGGGTTTGAGCAATATCTCGTATTCAGCAACGTCATGATTGCAGACCGGATCGAAGTGCTTGACCTCTACGTGTACCGGCTCGGATTGGTGACAGGTGACTACTCGTACTCGACGGCTGTGGGCATTTTCAAAACGGTAATTAGCGTTCTGCTGCTCTTCAGCGTCAACATTCTATCCAAGAAAGTTCGCGGTCAAGGCATCGTCTGACCCCAGGGAAAGGAGCAAAACAAACATGCGCACACAACCCGCAGGACAGACGCTTCGTCCCGTCCGCCATACCGATTGGAAAGACCTTACGTTCACCCTTTTTAATTACATCGTGCTATCCTTGCTTGTCATCATCACCATCTATCCGTTTTATTATATCTTCATCTATTCGATCAGTGATCCCATCGAGGTTCAGAAAGGGGTATATTTCTGGCCAGCCGGCTTCTCCCTTGAAGCATACCAAGCGACGGTGAAATTGCCGGGCATCATGGACGCAGCCATTGTCAGTGTCTCCCGGACCGTGCTCGGAACGTTAATTACGGTGTTCAGCTGTTCCTTCTTTGCCTATCTCATTACCAAAGAAGAGATGCCATTCCGCAAAATCATTTACCGTTTTGTACTGATCACCATGTACTTCAATGCAGGCTTTATCCCATGGTATCTGACGATGAAAACGTATGGATTGCAGAATAATTTCCTGCTGTACATCATTCCAAGCGCGATGTCGGGCTTTAACATCATCTTGATCAAAACGTTCATCGAACAGCTACCCGCATCCCTGGAGGAAT of Paenibacillus sp. FSL R5-0517 contains these proteins:
- a CDS encoding nitroreductase family protein, with amino-acid sequence MKLSDLEGDMGGPSEFLDQSVSQDLILELLNHAVWAPNDGLREPWRFIFVDNPYGDIMQGLQEQAPAYLLVLVNAESDQHKREEDFAAVCCLIQNFRLLAYEQSLGVRCTLHDWMYESSRTEVFGVLSNERIAAVLELGYGANQSKGTTDLPETQLHFELL
- a CDS encoding VOC family protein, with protein sequence MKIINHFIPVFTEQLEVTVAYYESLANRSMDRTWNIPEAGLSLATVYPYVIVSGSPEALEPARSLRAVVYVDSMDELKAELTKQNTLIVRDQHGPIGPSVFVQHPDGSFIEYVEPEAASV
- a CDS encoding Rrf2 family transcriptional regulator, whose protein sequence is MSRLKQISSRFSMAVHILSMIALDPLYSTGDRIARSINSNPVVIRRIMAQLKKAGYIDTKPGVAGASLLISPEKLTLLDIFQAVESVDGDQLFKIHKDTDPNCSVGMNIESILLPQFSNAQKAMEDELASVTLAQIVEQLRIKANTK
- a CDS encoding chitobiase/beta-hexosaminidase C-terminal domain-containing protein; its protein translation is MKSRSGRLASRWAIPFLISTMLASFVPAPSLIYADQNESQNLNRTSHTITMDTSDVIQDDFLGVGVNTIPTALMPGQTQYGYSEAHWEVDNKRIQTIQPKVARVWFQIDWMEPAKGTYTWDSAKMKAFYKYLDAFKAAGTEIELNFGWKVGSTVHDWFTIPGIDPWTSAPADLDAYAASASALLEELILNRGYDNVKYLTFYNEPNGSWDFEAPGDQKAYYAEMVNKTSARLTVDGLRDLIEIWGPEETGAPAWIEYMKQYADDAIDGYSFHVYGESYEGLGSAFALRKGYVGDKPLHLTEFGWADDQASNWDAGYANSVIQTANMGVKSALMWQLNGVWTNDPTGGTNGTYTMWDALVLGLIPRKTFYIAGMLNRYIPEHSEVLAVDTGGSNDVRAAAFRGDDGNYTVLVETKAGTEKEIKLDFGDTAVNQTFRKFVYKNDIVQEANAVLPPVAATFPGGTSLTDSNVDGDYNVIIYTTRPAETQIKLDEVNPTVRSGDSITLGAEVIDNTGSVTWSVVGQNNGTINSSSGVYQAPQVTDETLIAVRATSTADPSAYGVALVRVLPSSQAGKVEVPTFSLDRHIFPSSEMLYLETTTSGAQIRYTTDGSEPTAQSSLYVRPIVLNEGSLALYKAKAFKDGLQPSGTVSSLYQIGQISSAPDGYKLCMIENGGECYFQGKAVVAYGADGLFNYSIQENGVACTSAILGDPIPGVDKRCFVNPEIPDELPVVTFFNAGFEKPATTSARPGPMTNGWVFDSRSGVQHNNGPFQASAAPQGVQTGYLKTDGGVSGTIRQSIHFKPGTYQMSFKAAKRTSFGGTQSFDIYFDDQVIGSFRPESGNFQTFRTEPFESAGGKHTIKFLATTTEGDNTAFIDDVRITLPQTPEDPYITNSSFESPVVTNPSGTVSGITAGWSFNDQAGILRSGSSMTSTPATAGVQAAFVRIQDGAHGSFQQSLTFPAGSYVINLKAAAQNAGPAQPVQIEVDGQTVATITPSGSTYASFTTDWFTVEPGSHTILFSATGTGTGATFIDQVSIEKVAVPDYVALQHGGFESPTVTSQNGVAVASGDGWSFKNNAGRIRNGSVFGASDAPEGTQAAYLQTLNGKQGEFSQSLIFPAGHYAIQFQSAKRSSFGGQQSFDVYMDDQLLGSFIPTSGAYAEFTTNSFQLIKPGKHQIRFVATSGTGDNTAFVDDIMITALP
- a CDS encoding glycoside hydrolase family 140 protein, with the translated sequence MSTNPYSTITALQVSDTGRYLETSEGVPFFWLGDTAWELLHRLNREDTELYLRTRANQRFTVIQTVLLAEFSGTTTGNAQGRLPFHMDENGQPEPIRPDTDGPYSYWDHVDAMLQLAGNLGLYVALLPTWGDKFNRKWGKGPEVFSPETAFDYGKWLGERYAEYPQIIWVLGGDRPLETKRHFAIVTSMAQGLKQGGARQLMTFHPPGCESSSRQLHDEPWLDFNMIQSGHGEREITNDRRVQQDYERKPAKPTLDAEPCYEDIPVGFRGEQGYFDAADVRKAAYYALFAGALGHTYGHHSIWSMYQGPHDLMESNSQGDYFIMSWREALHRPGAEQMRHARALLEGELGPDWRPNSNLIHQNRAGANHAVAAQSKYNAYIYLPNGLYVDVVMGYIEGKKTNAMWFCPRTGDTTKVSSDSDSTIPNQGIKRFAAPTSGRGNDWILILKGV
- a CDS encoding response regulator — encoded protein: MYKVMIVEDEMLVRIGLKNSVEWSKFGLEVTADFPDGLAAWDYYEREKPDVVITDISMPRMDGMELISNIRKQDKHTRVIVLSCLEEFELARKALTLDVSSYILKLTMTEEEIEQVLTGVREELDQQHIPPQSQKTGTASPDMELVKEKMFKDFMFYRIFSTQEFARFVSESGLRLSPVRLVVCVMEVDRYASLKERFRDEHGHLVKMSLLNILSEIMSGYKRGEAVQINDRHYALVLHYADILSEQSIVQELRQLLEHVQDTIRHYFNSTVSFGISSINGGYDSLPRQYAEAQRALQRKFITGPGQHHQGIGRADHSGVLERLVRLRSHTPLRELLPSLKQKEYDEFLDEIERGMNEERKSMEITIYQFVQWINTNVYDHNNEKTLLLSMTEQLEICDTMPDMLDQVVIYIDTLVDLIRKRLQMSDEITRAIEYIKRHYTENISLQMVADHVGLSMGYLSNLFRRELQITYIDYVNRYRIERAKDLLAQNQLRSSDVPALVGFSPEYTYFSKVFKRITGLNPNEYRRQTTLKDRG
- a CDS encoding sensor histidine kinase, giving the protein MRTSVKSLFVSRQLRTQLILYIMVISLAVLAGASYFIYSFMQNMIKIQNERLLYQQFQQLDHNIGGLVKEIDRLSMLFLRDDHIQQFLYKISEKTEEEFLESKNDVQRVIADFIDNYNYIDSIYITADNLGAVGGSQKRTLVYDRDAWQQSFFTSEPFRQTLEQYPHLVMHSGIKKSFYNPYLTGEDDGYLISLMRGTRAIYDPTTSATLIFNIDERYLSSIYATALNSEEGDMYIASADGTIISASEADRVGTQSHFTPGAELTDGAYGSLDDEKAGRSMQVVYYKLHDGGWYLLKEIPLSQYADQILGVQRMLVLVFTISVFAIFIASYFWLRKIIKPLNQLSSKMKDMSRGELGVTVDHVPNNELGTVIRRFNEMSLSMVELVDKNNEIQEKKRELELEALQYQINPHFLYNTLNMIRWMAVIVKADNIVNTIVALGNILRPVFSSKDSMCSLRDELSYLDNYLKIINMRFNNNITFTMDVDEEWMDCQVPRFILQPLLENSIASGRQSEDFALQIGITASVNQERLMLRVTDSGVGMDAESILKLNEKLAKGDSPKSTVGGSGIGLNNVNKRIRLYYGPDFGIHFVPADQGAEAIVTLPVHRL